Proteins from one Penicillium digitatum chromosome 2, complete sequence genomic window:
- a CDS encoding Glycosyltransferase, DXD sugar-binding region, with the protein MTLMWFLFGHLPDPPSTQNNTRADRPPPERQVADTPRFLYRSPFRTNPDVEYEKQLSNALEKVENAVLESQENNQPEDRIWQIAKDEKHRGDDSRIFQGKNKEWKYTLVTDTKAIAFVTKELSAIPEIAATYNSYPRNVLRADLLRYLLLWYYGGFYADIDVFPAQTIKTCPALEPFFAAAPDEYTQRSNPDVSLVVGIEVDEPYASRQFMHDWHWTRSYGLIQYTMYAPRRFSPLLRETIVRVLAHTRHYKRGHSSFFPNLAYDEKTILGVTGPDVFTDAILDKLSSSLPLTHPFVQQSVDADVEIGDLLSPELGELKERVTWAPFHQLRDPVCIQAGEAAPNESMGGLCILPISVWGNGQRHSQAGGFNHPNACVNHRFGRTWKKGWWEYIFG; encoded by the exons ATGACTTTGATGTGGTTCCTCTTTGGTCATCTTCCAGATCCTCCGTCCACCCAGAACAATACTCGTGCAGACCGACCACCCCCAGAGCGTCAAGTAGCGGACACGCCACGATTTCTCTATCGCTCTCCCTTTCGAACCAATCCAGATGTTGAATATGAAAAGCAGCTGTCAAATGCCCTGGAGAAAGTTGAAAATGCCGTATTAGAAAGCCAGGAAAACAACCAACCCGAAGATAGAATCTGGCAGATTGCGAAAGATGAAAAGCACAGGGGAGACGACTCAAGGATCTTCCAAGGGAAAAATAAGGAGTGGAAATACACG TTAGTCACTGATACAAAGGCCATCGCGTTCGTGACCAAGGAGCTATCTGCCATTCCCGAAATCGCAGCCACATACAACTCCTACCCTCGCAATGTCCTCCGAGCAGATCTCCTCAGGTACCTGCTTCTCTGGTACTACGGAGGGTTCTACGCAGATATCGATGTCTTCCCGGCTCAGACCATCAAGACCTGCCCAGCACTAGAACCCTTCTTCGCAGCCGCCCCTGACGAATACACCCAACGCAGCAACCCCGATGTGTCCCTCGTGGTTGGAATTGAAGTCGACGAGCCATACGCTTCACGACAATTCATGCACGACTGGCACTGGACAAGGAGCTACGGGCTGATCCAGTACACCATGTATGCACCGCGACGTTTCAGCCCGCTGCTCCGCGAGACCATTGTGCGGGTCTTGGCACATACCAGACACTACAAACGTGGTCACAGCAGCTTTTTCCCCAATCTGGCGTATGACGAGAAGACTATCTTAGGGGTTACAGGACCCGATGTCTTCACCGATGCAATTCTTGAcaagctttcttcctcgCTTCCTTTGACACATCCGTTCGTTCAGCAATCTGTCGACGCAGATGTGGAGATAGGGGATCTTCTCTCTCCTGAACTCGGGGAGTTGAAGGAACGGGTAACGTGGGCTCCGTTTCATCAACTCCGGGATCCTGTCTGCATCCAGGCTGGCGAGGCTGCCCCGAATGAATCTATGGGTGGACTGTGTATATTGCCCATCAGTGTATGGGGGAATGGGCAGAGACATAGTCAGGCGGGAGGGTTTAATCACCCTAATGCTTGTGTCAATCATCGATTTGGGCGGACATGGAAGAAGGGGTGGTGGGAGTATATTTTTGGGTGA
- a CDS encoding FAD-dependent pyridine nucleotide-disulfide oxidoreductase produces MKGAEKIGYHALVIGTGTSTQSPLLGLNRDSESLRTTLNAIRAALPNAKHVAIADRSLAGVETAGMLGECLNGCAGWLSSKLENLKVRITLVAVGSGILPVLRPAIANESEGFLAWIGVTVTQGARVVTISPPGAGTERDLMTHATVTLEDGKTLEVVLLVPAICVAPNICFIHESPFTASDSVETTVSTLRVDKVGARVYAMVI; encoded by the exons ATGAAAGG TGCCGAGAAGATTGGATACCATGCACTTGTCATTGGCACTGGCACATCTACCCAGTCGCCCCTACTAGGTCTAAACAGGGACTCTGAATCCCTGCGCACGACCTTGAATGCCATCCGCGCAGCTCTCCCCAATGCCAAACACGTTGCCATTGCAGACAGAAGTCTGGCCGGAGTAGAAACGGCCGGCATGCTAGGTGAATGTCTCAACGGTTGCGCTGGCTGGCTCAGCTCCAAACTGGAGAATCTTAAGGTCCGCATTACCCTAGTGGCGGTGGGCTCAGGGATCCTCCCCGTCTTGCGGCCCGCGATCGCGAACGAGTCGGAGGGATTCCTCGCATGGATTGGTGTGACAGTGACTCAGGGCGCACGTGTTGTAACCATCTCACCACCTGGTGCAGGGACTGAGAGGGATCTGATGACCCATGCGACGGTGACCTTAGAAGATGGCAAAACACTCGAAGTCGTCCTTTTGGTCCCGGCTATTTGTGTGGCACCTAATATCTGTTTTATCCACGAGTCCCCGTTCACGGCTAGTGACTCGGTAGAGACTACTGTATCAACCCTGCGAGTAGACAAAGTTGGTGCACGAGTCTACGCAATGGTGATATGA